The Chrysiogenia bacterium sequence ACGGCGACGCCGCGATCCAGGCCGGGCTCTTCGCCCGCACGCCCCTCGGGCGGCCCGCCGAGCCGGAGGAGATCGCGGCGGCCATCGTCTATCTCGCCTCGCCCCTCGCCTCCTTCGTCACCGGCGCGATCCTGCCCCTCGACGGCGGCTACCTCTCGACGTGAGAGCGGCCGCCTTCGCCTCGCCCGGAGCGTCGTGATAGCCTGTCCGCCCGGCAACGGACCAACGGACCAGAATCTTGAACGACGACAGCAGCCTCGCCGTCTTCTGCGATTTCGAGAATATCGCCCTCGGCGTGCGCGACGCGAAATACGACAAGTTCGACCTGAAGCCGGTGCTCGAACGCCTGCTGCTCAAGGGCAGCATCGTCGTGAAGAAGGCCTATTGCGACTGGGACCGCTACAAGACCTTCAAGCGGGCCATGCACGAGGCCGCCTTCGAGATGATCGAGATTCCCCATACCCGCCAGGCCGGCAAGAATTCCGCCGATATCCGCATGGTCGTGGACGCGCTCGACCTCTGCTACACGAAGGAGCATATCGACACCTTCGTCATCATCTCGGGCGATTCGGACTTCTCGCCCCTGGTCAGCAAGCTGCGCGAGAACGCCAAGACGGTGATCGGCGTCGGGGTGAAGAACTCGACCGCCGACCTGCTGGTCAGCAATTGCGACGAGTTCATCTATTACGACGACCTCGTGCGCGAGAAGAAGCCGGCGCGCAAGCGCGGCGCGGCACCCAAGAAGCCCGCCGCGAGGCCGGCGGCGGAGCCGAAGGCCAAGGCCACAACCGCCAAGACCGCCAGCGCCAGCGCCAGGTCGGACAGCCAGGACGACAAGATGCAGGAGGCCATCGACCTGGTCGTCGACACGGCCGAGGCGCTGTTCGACGAGCGCGACGACCGCTCCACCCTCTGGGGCTCGATGGTCAAGCAGACCCTCAAGCGCCGCCAGCCGGGCTTCCACGAAAGCTACTACGGCTTCCGCTCCTTCAACGACCTGCTGGAAGAGGCCGAAGACCGCGGCGAGCTGGAACTGGAGTTGGACGAGCGCTCCGGCGGCTACATCATCCGGCGCATCTTCTAGCCGGGTTCCCCGGCAGCCTTCGCTGCCGCAGGCGCTCACTCGGGCTACAGCACGTTCACCCCACTACGAACCCTGAGAACTTCGCTATCCTAAGCACTGAGTCCCCGTGGCCTATCTCACACGGTATTCTCGAATCCGAGTGTGCGTCAGTAGAAGCTGCATGGTTGCTAAGGTGAAGACCTTTCCATCTGTAGCTTGCAACAATCGGCGCATGTCCTCACGGCGGACCTTGAAACCCCGGCCTGCGATACAGGCGACCACATCGTAGTCCTTGCCATTTTCGTCCCTTAGGGTGCGTAACCGCTGGACCCGAGCCACTTTGTCACGTGCCGTTCCATCATCTTCCGTTAGCTTCGCCTCGATCAATGCAACTGGCGTGAATTCATCCGGGACAATGAAATCTGGTGTCTGATCGAAACCGGGAATTCGCTCGGCCCGCGTGGTCTCTCGGAAACTAATTCTCGCATTGGAAAGCACATTCTTTATCGCAACCTCAACAACCTCGCCGACAAGCTCACTGACGGAATCGCGATGGGTCGCAAATGGTCGGCCAAGGAAACGCTCATACAGAACTACGGGATAGGGTACGCCAAGACTAGCGATCGATTGCACGCTCACCATCCCTTTAGCGGTGTCGGCCTTATCCATCCGGTGAACGATGCCAGGCGGCACACTTTGGGCACCACTGACGATGGTCCTTATTCCAGCGTCTATCATTGCACACATACGTTGCGCGGTGACGCCTGTGCCTTCATTCATCGGCGTGAGTGGTTCAAGCCGAATACGTCGATCAATGGAACGTGCCGCTCCTTGATCGACAGAGACATCGGTCATTTCGGTCGTCACATACGCCCATTCCGGCGGGGTAAAGCCAAGTATGCAGCGGAAGACGACAAAGGCGATCGGAGTCTCTCGAACCGCCGCAAGTACAGTGTCTCTAGTGAAGACCGCAAATGCGTCTGTGTGCCGCTTGAGCGTCTGATACCCTTTCTCGAAGGCGACATACTCAACGAAGCCGTTGCCCTTCGGCATTTCGATGAAGCTGGATGTCAGCTCGCCAAATACCTCATCAACAAGCGGTTCCCAAGCAATCGCTGGGTCCGCATAGTCGATATCAAAACGGGACGGCATCATGGGCGCTCCTCTCAGACTTGTGTGTAGAAAATAGCGGCCCTGCGCTCTCAAAACTGGGGCGACCATCTAGCAAACTAATAGTTTGGTTTGGATCGGCGAGTTTTTGTGATGCCTCAGCAAAAATCTCAAGCTTCTTCTCCGTCAGCAAGCTGTCATCCCAAAACTGCCGAAGTTTCCAAATAGTCATACGAGTAAGATGGCCGTAAACAATACAGCGAATATCGCCAGTACTTGGCCTACGCCCCGCCTCGGTAAGCTGAGCAAGGTCATCAGCGACTACGGTTGCAAGACCTTCTGCGTCCTCGAAGAACCATTTTTTCCGTGTGCTGCCAGTTGACCGGCAAACAAATACGGTATCCACAATGGAAGAAGTGGTTCCGTGAATATGGATCGAGCCACCCATTTCGGCTGGGCAGGGAAGGGAAGCAGAGCACGTTAATCCGGCGTCAAGAATTGCAATGCCAACTGCATAGTAAGCATCCAACTTGTTGTGGTGGTATGTGAAAGCAAGCGGCGCACCTGGCTTAAGAGCTTTTGCCATGTGGGTGTAAACACGCGCTAGACCTTCGGCGAACTGCGGCAGACCGCGCGACTTGGTAACGTTGCCGGTGAGTTCTTCGTCGGCACGGCTTGACGGGCGCCAGAATCCTTCTGCTGCATCTCCGACCAATCGTCGAAGCCAGACATAGCAGAAATCCATCAACTCACCGTATTGTACGTTCCCAAAATATGGTGGGTCCGTAAAAACAGCGTCAAGCGACTGCGGCGCCAATTCAATCGAAGTGGCGTCCGCACAGTGGATATCGATAGACCGAGGCCGCGCACCATTGAGATACTCTCCAATCCATTCCCCGGCTATCGGAACACGTACTTTGCGCTGACCTTGCTGCCGCACTTCGAAAGGCGAATCGCAATATGCTTTAGCCTCAGCGTACTTGTCGACAATGTTGGTCCAGCCGCCGGAGCCTACATTTGCTCCCTTTCCGTTCACGATGCCGAGCAGATTCGACTCGCACTGGACAAGGCCCACGGGAAATCCGTGTACCGAAAAAATATCAAGTGATTTGAGTGCCCACGTATCATAGCGGCAAAGAAGATTTTGATAGCGCAGTAAATCGGATAGGTTCGTTGCAAGTGCGTGGCGAATTCGTTCGTCCTTAACAGTAGATATCAGACGGCAACTTAGTTCCAAGCCGAGTAGCTGACGGAAGCTGAACATCTCCCGGTAGTGACTGTATCCCCAGCGATGCAGTCGGTCCGTTTCATCGCCAGACAGGATTACCTGATCTGGCACGAAATCCGCTGCGAGGTTGTTCCACCGTTGCTGGGCCTCCTTAATGCGCTGCAAATCTTTTCTGTCTGGCTTTTTGAAGAAGCGGCCGTTGTGCGACGTCTTTCGATGAGGGTTGTAGTACTCGATGGCGAACAGGCGATGCGCCAACGCTCCCTCGCCCGGACGGGGGTATCTGTTCTCATGGTGGCAGTTACTACAAACGCATCGACCTCGCTTAGCCGGGCCTTCGATCCGAAGTTCGGTACCACACGCGTGACACGCACCGAGTTTCTTTTTATCTGCCACTTCGTTGAGTTCGCCACAATCCGGGCAAACAAGTACATTTAATGGGTGCCGTGAGTTTTCAGAAATTAAATAACCGGGGAACAAATCGACATTCTGACCACAATTCTCACACAGTATCGTCTTTACCCATAGAAAATACTTTACTGGAACATCTTTGTCGCAATAGATGGGACAATCGGTGACATAGAGCTTTTCCAGCTCATGTCTAAGCGTATCAATAAGTCGTTCGGCCTCGGCTCGATAGGCGAGAATATCCAAATGCTCGATTTCTTCCCGAACGATCCATGCGGCCATCGGATTGATGTCGAATCCAACGACGTCGGCGCCAACACGATTAGCTTCAATTAATGGTGTACCTCCACCCATGAAAGGATCAGCGATTCGCCGATGGGGATAGTCGTTCGCTGCAAAATAGAGCTGCCTTAGCGGTCGATCACCAAATTCGGAGAGCATAAGTGCCCGAAAAAGACTTCCGGGACGGCGAGCAAACCATTTATGCACCGCTATTATTGGACGGTAGTTCTGCTGAATCTGTTTCTCTCGTAGAGCTAAGTTCGCGACAAAGGAAATGTCGAACCGGGATTCAATAGTCATACATCCGTACCAGCTTGGGGGGCGCGCACTCAGATGAGTGCGGCATGCTTAGATTAGTCGCATATAGTTATATAAGCGAGCCTGACTTACGATTATAGATTGTCTAAATTTAGAAATTTTCTACCTTATAGGATCTCGGCCGCAACGATCTGACAAAGCTACTCGGCACACTATAGGGTTAACAGTATGGATGTCTGAACGGCTACATCATCTGTCGGTCCCTACGGTCGGCTCTATCGCCGCACTGGATCGTAGCAACAGGACCAGCCCCACCACCACCACGGCCACGCCCGCCAGGTGCCGGCCGAGCATCTCCCTGTCGCCCGCCAGCACGGCCACGAGAACCCCGAGGGGCGGCACGAGAAAGGCATAGAGCGAGGTGAAGGCCGCGCCGGCCCGGGCGATCAGGCGGTAGTAGAGGAGGAAGGCCAGCCCCATCCCGACGATGCCGGCCAGCGCGATGCCGGCGAGCCCCGCGGCGCTGGGCATGGCGGGCGGCAGGCCCTCGACGGCCAGCGCGCCGAGCGCCAGGCCGCCGGTCGCGAAGACCATGACCCACAGGGTCACGACCTCCTGATCGAGATCCTTCGTGTAGCGGACCGCGAACAGGCCGTTGAAGACGAACACCGCGCCGCCGGCCATCATGATCGCGACGGCGTCGAGCTCGGCCGGCTGGCGCGACAGCGCGCC is a genomic window containing:
- a CDS encoding DNA methylase, producing the protein MTIESRFDISFVANLALREKQIQQNYRPIIAVHKWFARRPGSLFRALMLSEFGDRPLRQLYFAANDYPHRRIADPFMGGGTPLIEANRVGADVVGFDINPMAAWIVREEIEHLDILAYRAEAERLIDTLRHELEKLYVTDCPIYCDKDVPVKYFLWVKTILCENCGQNVDLFPGYLISENSRHPLNVLVCPDCGELNEVADKKKLGACHACGTELRIEGPAKRGRCVCSNCHHENRYPRPGEGALAHRLFAIEYYNPHRKTSHNGRFFKKPDRKDLQRIKEAQQRWNNLAADFVPDQVILSGDETDRLHRWGYSHYREMFSFRQLLGLELSCRLISTVKDERIRHALATNLSDLLRYQNLLCRYDTWALKSLDIFSVHGFPVGLVQCESNLLGIVNGKGANVGSGGWTNIVDKYAEAKAYCDSPFEVRQQGQRKVRVPIAGEWIGEYLNGARPRSIDIHCADATSIELAPQSLDAVFTDPPYFGNVQYGELMDFCYVWLRRLVGDAAEGFWRPSSRADEELTGNVTKSRGLPQFAEGLARVYTHMAKALKPGAPLAFTYHHNKLDAYYAVGIAILDAGLTCSASLPCPAEMGGSIHIHGTTSSIVDTVFVCRSTGSTRKKWFFEDAEGLATVVADDLAQLTEAGRRPSTGDIRCIVYGHLTRMTIWKLRQFWDDSLLTEKKLEIFAEASQKLADPNQTISLLDGRPSFESAGPLFSTHKSERSAHDAVPF
- a CDS encoding SDR family oxidoreductase, whose protein sequence is GDAAIQAGLFARTPLGRPAEPEEIAAAIVYLASPLASFVTGAILPLDGGYLST
- a CDS encoding NYN domain-containing protein; translation: MLNDDSSLAVFCDFENIALGVRDAKYDKFDLKPVLERLLLKGSIVVKKAYCDWDRYKTFKRAMHEAAFEMIEIPHTRQAGKNSADIRMVVDALDLCYTKEHIDTFVIISGDSDFSPLVSKLRENAKTVIGVGVKNSTADLLVSNCDEFIYYDDLVREKKPARKRGAAPKKPAARPAAEPKAKATTAKTASASARSDSQDDKMQEAIDLVVDTAEALFDERDDRSTLWGSMVKQTLKRRQPGFHESYYGFRSFNDLLEEAEDRGELELELDERSGGYIIRRIF
- a CDS encoding DMT family transporter, with the translated sequence MLVNIALLLAMSLAWAGNYLFISWADHGLPPVTASAAMTAAASLFLAAGVGLGLRRPLLAALRRRPLALVVMGATAVALPQLSVVAAEDAIPPELSSVIGTTVPILTFLVAAFLLHTRRARPLNLLGLAVAVGGIFLFCGGGALSRQPAELDAVAIMMAGGAVFVFNGLFAVRYTKDLDQEVVTLWVMVFATGGLALGALAVEGLPPAMPSAAGLAGIALAGIVGMGLAFLLYYRLIARAGAAFTSLYAFLVPPLGVLVAVLAGDREMLGRHLAGVAVVVVGLVLLLRSSAAIEPTVGTDR